The following are encoded together in the Vanrija pseudolonga chromosome 7, complete sequence genome:
- the JLP1_4 gene encoding Alpha-ketoglutarate-dependent sulfonate dioxygenase has protein sequence MTLTEIQTDTTNKTSWGKPFRIAASTKARLLAAGIDLSGGYPVNDPVRIQDLESARAWNGPGWEHDERGAHADRSKAALFGAAEKVITLSPNIGTEIVGLQLADLTDTQKDELALLIAERGVVFFRDQKLSPQAQLALGAYYGKPDIHPVGAYVPGLKGVSVITNEFARTNPGEADFRSPLGSYHWHIDIGYEEQPPGITHLHLDAVPETGGDTYVRCGRGSRADERQWASGYTAYDKLSPALQVFVDGLEALHRSLHQYEDPANPTGPKVPVITAHPLVRVHPATGWKALFIDRRFTVGIKGFTHEDGEALLNHLFNIYETSRDAQLRFRWTPGTSALWDNRITIHSAVHDYDDDEHAEPRHGTRVSSLAERPVPVLPGVGASRRHALGLSPGKVVEVRPRF, from the exons ATGACGCTCACAGAGATCCAGACGGACACGACGAACAAGACGAGCTGGGGCAAGCCGTTCCGCATCGCAGCCAGCACGAAGG CCCGCCTCCTGGCCGCTGGAATCGACCTGTCGGGGGGATACCCCGTCAACGACCCCGTGCGCATCCAGGACCTCGAgtccgcgcgcgcgtggaaCGGCCCGGGGTGGGAACATGATGAGCggggcgcgcacgccgaccgcAGCAAGGCGGCGCTGTTTGGCGCCGCGGAGAAGGTCATCACGCTGAGCCCAAACATTGGGACCGA GATCGTTGGGCTGCAGCTTGCCGACCTGACCGACACGCAGAAGGACGAGCTGGCCCTCCTCatcgcggagcgcggcgtcgtcttcttccgcGACCAGAAGCTGTCCCCGcaggcccagctcgccctcggcgcatACTATGGTAAACCGGACATCCACCCCGTCGGCGCGTACGTCCCCGGCCTGAAGGGCGTGTCCGTCATCACGAACGAGTTTGCGCGCACCAACCCCGGCGAAGCAGACTTTCGCTCCCCGCTCGGCTCGTACCACTGGCACATTGACATCGGGTACGAGGAGCAGCCGCCGGGGATCACGCACCTGCACTTGGACGCCGTGCCCGAGACGGGCGGGGACACTTATGTGCGTTGTGGCAGGGGCTCGCGTGCTGACGAACGGCAGTGGGCCTCCGGGTACACGGCGTACGACAAGCTGTCCCCCGCGCTCCAGGTgttcgtcgacggcctcgaggcaCTCCACCGCAGCCTGCACCAGTACGAGGACCCCGCGAACCCGACCGGACCCAAGGTGCCCGTCATCACAGCGCACCCGCTCGTGCGCGTGCACCCCGCCACGGGGTGGAAGGCGCTCTTTATCGACCGCCGGTTCACGGTCGGCATCAAGGGCTTCACgcacgaggacggcgaggcgttGTTGAACCAT CTGTTCAACATCTACGAGAcgtcgcgcgacgcgcagctTCGGTTCCGGTGGACGCCGGGAACTTCCGCGCTGTGGGACAACCGCATCA CTATCCACTCGGCGGTGcacgactacgacgacgacgagcatgccgagccgcggcacggcacgcgcgtgtcgagcctcgccgagcgcccTGTTCCCGTTTTGCccggcgtcggtgccagccgccgccacgccctcggcctcagccCTGGCAAGGTTGTAGAAGTGCGTCCGAGGTTCTAG